The sequence below is a genomic window from Pseudomonas cremoricolorata.
GAACCGCTCGGCCTTCCACACCCGCCGCAGGCAGATCTGCGAATAGCGCTCGAGCAGATCCTGGCGCCCTTCGCGGTAGTACTTGAGCAGAATCCGGTACAGCGTGCTGACATCACCGGCCGCCAGGTTAAGGCCCTTGGCGCCGGTGGGCGGCACGATGTGCGCGGCATCGCCGACCAGGAACAGGTGGCCGTACTGCATGGGTTCGACCACGAAACTGCGCAGGGGCGCGATGCTTTTTTCGATGGAAGGGCCGGTCACCAGTTTGTCGGCCACAGGCTTGGGCAGACGGCTTTTCAGCTCGTCCCAGAAGCGCTGGTCGGACCAGTCTTCGACTTTTTCATCACTGGCCACCTGCACGTAGTAACGGGTGCGGGTTGGCGAGCGCATGCTGCACAGGGCAAAGCCGCGGGCGTGGCTGGCGTAGATCAGCTCGTCGTTGACCGGCGGAGTGTCGGCCAGCACGCCGAGCCAGCCGAACGGGTAGACCCGCTCGAACTCCTTGAGCACGCCGTCTGGAATCGATTTGCGCGAGACACCGTGGTAGCCGTCGCAGCCGGCGATCAGGTCGCAGTCGATGCGTACCGGGGCGCCGTTGTGCATGAACGTGACGTAGGGTTTTTCACCCTTGAGTTCGTGCAACTCGACGTCGGCGGCTTCGTAGAAGATCGGCGCCGCGCTCTCGCTGCGGGCCTGCATCAGGTCGCGGGTGACTTCGGTCTGGCCGTAGATCATCACGGTCTTGCCGCCGGTCAGCTCACGCAGGTTGATGTGCTCGACGCGGCCGTCGAAGGCCAGTTCGAAGCCATCGTGCACCAGCCCTTCACGGTCCATGCGCTCGCCGACCCCGGCTTCACGGAGCAGATCGACCATGCCTTGCTCGAGCACACCGGCGCGGATGCGGCCCAGCACGTAGTCGGGGCTCTGGCGTTCGATGATGATGTTGTCGATGCCAGCCTTGTGCAGCAGCTGGCCCAGCAGAAGTCCGGACGGACCGGCGCCAATAATGGCAATTTGAGTCTTCATTGTTTTTATCCTCATGAGCCGAGAGGCTCTGGGTTACGATTCATCGTTCTGTATTTTTCGCAGATAAATGTCCAAGAAGAAGGCAATTTCTGCTTCATTTTTAGGACTTTTCGAGGATTGGTGAGGATTACCCATGCTGGCCGCAAACGGTGTTCCCGTGTTCAAGCTCTACGGCGAGACCTCCTGGCCCACGCCGGACCTGATCCACTGCGAATCCATTCCCGAACGCAGCCGCCTGCACGACTGGACCATCAAGACCCATCGCCACGGCGACCTGGCGCAGTTGCTGTATGTGCAGGCCGGCCAGGCCCATGTGGTGGTCGACGATGTCGAGCGTCAGGTCGGTGGTGGCGCGTTGCAGGTGGTGCCGGTGATGAGCATTCACGGCTTCAGCTTTTCCGAGGATGTTCAGGGCTATGTCATCAGCCTGGCCAAGCCGATTCTCGAACGCTTCGCGCCGTTGCTCGAAGGCAAGCCGATGGCCCAGGCCGAGTGCTACTGGGCCGATGACGACCGGCGCTACCTCGACGGCCTGTTCGCCCAGTTGACCGAGGAATACACCCAACGCCGCCCAGAACGCGACCTGCTGCTGCAATCGGTGATCTGCGCGCTGCTGGTGTGGCTGTCGCGCCGCTCACGCCAGCGCGCCCAGCACATCGCCAAGCCCCGCGAGCGCGGCCAGCAGCACCTCGACACCCTCACCCAGCTGATCGAGCGGCACTTTCGCGAGCACCAGCAGATCGAGCATTACGCGCAGCAGATCGGCGTCAGTGTTGCCCACCTCAATGCCCTGTGCCGGCAACTGACCGGGCAATCGGCCCTGCAGCAGGTCAACCAGCGGGTCGTCCTCGAAGCCAAGCGCAACCTGATCTACACCTCGATGACCATCGGCCAGGTGGCCGACAGCCTGGGCTTTGCCGAGCAGGCGTACTTTTCACGCTTCTTCAAACGCGCCACCGGGCTGACGCCCAAGGAATTTCGCCTGCAACGGCCAGAGGTCTAGCCTCCGCTGACCTTCACCAAGTTGTACAGCGCCTGCAACACCGGCGTGGCCACACCCAGGCGCTTACCGTGGGCCACCACCGCGCCGTTGATGAAATCGATTTCGGTTTTGCGCCCGGCTTCGAGGTCTTGCAGCATCGACGGCTTGTGCTGCTGGTGGTTGCGCAAGGCGTAGTCCACCGACGCGCCCACCCGCTGGCGGTCGACCGCAATGCCGGCGGCCTGGGCCACTGCGACGGTTTCGTCGAGAATGCTGTTGAGCAACTGCCTACCCTGCTCGGAGGCGCCGACCGCGCCGACGGTCTGCCGGGTGACTGCGCACACCGAGTTGAGCGCGGCGTTGAAGGCGACCTTTTCCCAGATCGCCACCTGCACCTGCGGGTCTGCCTCGCAGGGCAAGCCGGCCTGGCTGAACACTGCCGCCACTTCATGCACGCGCGGCTGGTCTTCGCCGTTGCCGGCCCACAGGTTGATATGCCCTTCGCCATGACTGTGCACCACGCCCGGCGCGACCAGATCCGCCGGCAGGTTGGTCATGCCGACGATGACCCGCTCGGCCGGCACCACCCCGGCGATGATCTCGGCATTGCCCAGGCCGTTCTGCACCGACAGCGCCCAGGTGTCGGGGCCGACCAGATGACGCACCGACTCGATGGCCGCCGCAGTGTGAAAGCCCTTGGTGAAGATCACCAGCACGTCGAAATGCCCGGACAGCTCGGTTGCCCGGCCAATCGGCACCTGCACCGTGGCCTGCACGTCAGGGGTTTCCAGGCGCAGGCCCTGGCGGGCGATGACTTCGATGGCCTGCTCGGAGGCCTCGACGAACGACACCGCCTGCCCGGCCAGTGCCAACCGCGCGCCAAACAGCCCGCCCATCGCGCCGGCGCCCACAATTGCAATTTTCATCGCTGCTCCTTCGAACCCATGCAGGGTCGCTGTACAAATCCCGGCCTCGTAACGCGAGGCCGGGCCGTTGACGCTCAAGCAAGAGCGCCCGTCTTACCCTTCAGAACTTCCAGGTGTAGGTGGTGATCAGCCGGTTCTCGGCGTAATCGGCGCCCGAGACCCGGCCATTGCCGTAACGGGTCTTCACGTCGATGTTGCGCCATTCGAAGCCCAGGCCCTTGAGCGCGCCGCTTTGCAGCACGTAGCTGACGACGAAGTTGCGCTCGCTTTCGACGTTGCGGTCAAGCTCGTTGTTGCCCCGGTCGATGCCAGTGCCACGCAGGTAGCGGGTCATGAACTTCAGGCCCGGCACGCCCATGGCGGCAAAATCGTAGTCATAGCGCAGTTGCCAGGACGCTTCGTTGGCCTTGAAGAAGCCCAGCGTCGACCAGTTGACCAGGTACGGTTGCGGCGCCCAGCCGTTGAACAGCGGGAAGGCGCTGTCGCCGAGCATGCGCTGGTAACCCACACTGAAGCCGTGACCGCCAGTCTTGAGCGTGGTCATGGCGCCGTAGCTCTTGTTGTCGATGACGCCGTACAGCGCCTGGCCGTCTTCACGGTTCTGGTAGTAACGCAGCTCGGTCTGCAAGGCGTAGGTGTCGGACAGCGCCCAACGGTTGGACAGGCCCAGGTAGTGCTGCTGGTAGATGTCTTCGAGCTGGCCGTAGAAGTAGGTAGCCGACAGGTCCGGGGTGAACTGATAAGTGGCGCCGGCGAAATTCAGGCCGTCGCTGGGCTTGCGGATATTGGCGCCGTTCATCAGGTAGATCTTTTCCCGATTGGACGACTCACGGGTGGCGATGCGGTCGATGCGCCCCGCCGTCAGCGTGAGGTTGGACCACTCCTTGGATTCGATCATCGCGCCCTGATAGGTGGTGACCAACTGCCGT
It includes:
- the pobA gene encoding 4-hydroxybenzoate 3-monooxygenase, with product MKTQIAIIGAGPSGLLLGQLLHKAGIDNIIIERQSPDYVLGRIRAGVLEQGMVDLLREAGVGERMDREGLVHDGFELAFDGRVEHINLRELTGGKTVMIYGQTEVTRDLMQARSESAAPIFYEAADVELHELKGEKPYVTFMHNGAPVRIDCDLIAGCDGYHGVSRKSIPDGVLKEFERVYPFGWLGVLADTPPVNDELIYASHARGFALCSMRSPTRTRYYVQVASDEKVEDWSDQRFWDELKSRLPKPVADKLVTGPSIEKSIAPLRSFVVEPMQYGHLFLVGDAAHIVPPTGAKGLNLAAGDVSTLYRILLKYYREGRQDLLERYSQICLRRVWKAERFSWWMTSILHQFPATDPFSQRMQQTELDYYVGSEAGRTSIAENYVGLPYEAVE
- a CDS encoding helix-turn-helix domain-containing protein, which translates into the protein MLAANGVPVFKLYGETSWPTPDLIHCESIPERSRLHDWTIKTHRHGDLAQLLYVQAGQAHVVVDDVERQVGGGALQVVPVMSIHGFSFSEDVQGYVISLAKPILERFAPLLEGKPMAQAECYWADDDRRYLDGLFAQLTEEYTQRRPERDLLLQSVICALLVWLSRRSRQRAQHIAKPRERGQQHLDTLTQLIERHFREHQQIEHYAQQIGVSVAHLNALCRQLTGQSALQQVNQRVVLEAKRNLIYTSMTIGQVADSLGFAEQAYFSRFFKRATGLTPKEFRLQRPEV
- a CDS encoding ketopantoate reductase family protein — translated: MKIAIVGAGAMGGLFGARLALAGQAVSFVEASEQAIEVIARQGLRLETPDVQATVQVPIGRATELSGHFDVLVIFTKGFHTAAAIESVRHLVGPDTWALSVQNGLGNAEIIAGVVPAERVIVGMTNLPADLVAPGVVHSHGEGHINLWAGNGEDQPRVHEVAAVFSQAGLPCEADPQVQVAIWEKVAFNAALNSVCAVTRQTVGAVGASEQGRQLLNSILDETVAVAQAAGIAVDRQRVGASVDYALRNHQQHKPSMLQDLEAGRKTEIDFINGAVVAHGKRLGVATPVLQALYNLVKVSGG
- a CDS encoding OprD family porin, which codes for MRRFPFSSRCVWLLGCACLAQSFGAHADFIDDSSVVLGLRNAYIDRDFKQSDAAKSRIGSWTQGFDLRFSSGYTEGPLQFGVETSTQWAYRLDGGGGRGPDSVIPYDASKGEQVRDYGRTGVTGKVKYSQTELRVGELRPRLPVAYIDDSRQLVTTYQGAMIESKEWSNLTLTAGRIDRIATRESSNREKIYLMNGANIRKPSDGLNFAGATYQFTPDLSATYFYGQLEDIYQQHYLGLSNRWALSDTYALQTELRYYQNREDGQALYGVIDNKSYGAMTTLKTGGHGFSVGYQRMLGDSAFPLFNGWAPQPYLVNWSTLGFFKANEASWQLRYDYDFAAMGVPGLKFMTRYLRGTGIDRGNNELDRNVESERNFVVSYVLQSGALKGLGFEWRNIDVKTRYGNGRVSGADYAENRLITTYTWKF